In one Saimiri boliviensis isolate mSaiBol1 chromosome 19, mSaiBol1.pri, whole genome shotgun sequence genomic region, the following are encoded:
- the RCSD1 gene encoding capZ-interacting protein isoform X2 — translation MEERPTETNANVDNSASLSVAQLAGRFREQAAAAKEKSPPSASHPPKFKVKSSPLIEKLQANLTFDPAALLPGASPKSPGLKTVVSPFHSPPSTPSSPGVRSRPSEAEEVPVSFDQPPEGSHLPCYNKVRTRGSIKRRPPSRRFRRSQSDCGDLGDFRAAESSQENGAKEEDGEEVFPSKSKAPGPSPSSEGTGGEGVRTLGCAEKPPRRRSPGRTEKQEEDRATEEAKHSEKAGRSSEEADSQHPAQEVAPEAPQTSGPEAENRCGSPREEKPAGEEAQMEEATEVKGERVQNEEAGPGHQSQDTKPEEGAAGKETPLSPPGGVKGGNVPKQEKGKENQQEGAGLEPGCSPQIGPAPQETGVEIQSGRVVLKPEVGGLARSHAGGSARASVCLGHMPCSVQFLHKSAPCRNKGTRLLPRADWLEKACH, via the exons AAGTCACCGCCCAGTGCAAGCCACCCTCCTAAATTCAAGGTCAAGAGCTCGCCTCTGATTGAGAAGCTTCAG GCCAATTTAACCTTTGACCCAGCTGCTCTGCTGCCTGGGGCCTCACCCAAGAGTCCCGGACTCAAGACCGTGGTGTCACCATTTCACAGCCCGCCTTCTACCCCCAGCAGCCCTGGCGTGCGATCTCGGCCCAGTGAGGCAGAGGAGGTGCCCGTCAGCTTCGACCAGCCCCCTGAAGGCAGTCATCTGCCCTGCTACAACAAG GTGCGGACGAGGGGCTCAATCAAAAGGCGCCCTCCCTCCAGGCGATTCCGAAGATCACAGTCGGACTGTGGGGACCTTGGAGATTTCAGGGCAGCAGAGTCATCTCAGGAGAATGGTGCTAAggaagaggatggggaggaggtgtTCCCATCCAAGAGCAAGGCCCCAGGACCTTCTCCGTCCAGCGAGGGGACAGGGGGAGAGGGAGTAAGAACCCTGGGGTGCGCTGAAAAGCCTCCTCGGAGGAGGTCACCCGGCAGGACAGAGAAGCAAGAGGAGGACAGGGCCACAGAGGAAGCCAAGCACAGTGAGAAGGCCGGGCGGAGTTCAGAGGAGGCGGACAGccagcacccagcccaggagGTGGCCCCAGAAGCACCCCAGACCTCTGGCCCAGAGGCAGAGAATAGATGTGGGAGCCCCAGGGAGGAAAAGCCAGCTGGAGAGGAAGCACAGATGGAAGAGGCTACAGAAGTGAAGGGGGAGAGGGTGCAAAATGAAGAGGCGGGACCCGGACATCAGAGCCAAGACACGAAGCCGGAGGAGGGAGCTGCAGGGAAGGAGACCCCCCTTAGTCCCCCTGGAGGAGTGAAGGGTGGCAATGTCCCCAAGCAGGAGAAAGGCAAGGAAAACCAACAGGAGGGGGCAGGGCTCGAGCCAGGTTGCAGCCCCCAGATCGGCCCTGCCCCGCAGGAGACTGGCGTTGAGATCCAGAGTGGGAGAGTGGTCCTCAAGCCGGAGGTAGGTGGCCTGGCTCGTTCACACGCAGGAGGCAGTGCCAGGGCCAGTGTTTGCCTCGGTCACATGCCCTGTTCTGTACAGTTCCTTCATAAATCAGCTCCATGCAGAAACAAAGGCACCAGGCTCCTGCCTCGTGCTGACTGGTTGGAGAAAGCCTGTCACTGA